In a genomic window of Muntiacus reevesi chromosome 1, mMunRee1.1, whole genome shotgun sequence:
- the SBF1 gene encoding myotubularin-related protein 5 isoform X2, with product MARLADYFVLVAFGPHPRGSGEGQGQILQRFPEKDWEDNPFPQGIELFCQPSGWQLCPERNPPTFFVAVLTDINSERHYCACLTFWEPVEPTQEGACARDAAARDEEADEGGLGALSPPAPGPPDQLFAPKTLVLVSRLDHVEVFRNSLGLIYTIHVEGLNVGLENVVGNLLTCLIPLAGGSQRTISLGAGDRQVIQTPLTDSLPISRCSVALLFRQLGITNVLSLFCAALTEHKVLFLSRSYQRLSDACRGLLALLFPLRYSFTYVPILPAQLLEVLSTPTPFIIGVNAAFQAEAQELLDVIVADLDGGTVTVPECVHIPPLPEPLQSQTHSILSMVLDPELELADLAFPPPTMSISSLKMQDKELRAVFLRLFAQLLQGYRWCLHMVRIHPEPVIRFHKAAFLGQRGLVEDDFLMKVLEGMAFAGFVSERGVPYRPTDLFDELVAHEVARMRADENHPQRVLRHVKELAEQLYKNENPYPAVAMHKVQRPGEASHLRRAPRPFPRLDEGVVQWIVDQAAAKMQGAPPAVKAEKRTTVPSGPPMTAIVERSGGLHGNSARRLEVVRNCISYVFEGKMLEAKKLLPAVLRALKGRAARRCLAQELHLHVQQNRAVLDHQQFDFVVRMMNCCLQDCTSLDEHGIAAALLPLVTAFCRKLSPGVTQFAYSCVQEHVVWSTPQFWEAMFYGDVQTHIRALYLEPAEDRDPFSVCGGSLGWGMGGPGSRSPVPLRQVGEAPPQGDERSALDVASEQRRLWPTLSREKQQELVQKEESTVFSQAIHYANRMSYLLLPLDSSKSRLLRERAGLGELESASNSLVTNSMAGSVAESYDTESGFEDAEACDVAGAVVRFINRFVDKVCTESGVTSDHLKGLHVMVPDIVQMHIETLEAVHRESKRLPPIQKPKLLRPRLLPGEECVLDGLRVYLLPDGREEGAGGPGGGPALLPAEGAVFLTTYRVIFTGMPTDPLVGEQVVVRSFPVAALTKEKRISVQTPVDQLLQDGLQLRSCTFQLLKMAFDEEVGSDSAELFRKQLHKLRYPPDIRGTFALTLGSAHTPGRPPRATKDKGPSFRTLSRNLVKNAKKTIGRQYVTRKKYNPPSWEHRGQPSPEDQEDEISVSEELEPSTLTPSSALKPSDRMTMSSLVERACCRDYQRLGLGTLSSSLSRAKSEPFRISPVNRMYAICRSYPGLLIVPQSIQDNALQRVSRCYRQNRFPVVCWRSGRSKAVLLRSGGLHGKGVVGLFKAQNAPSPGQSQADSSSLEQEKYLQAVVSSMPRYADASGRNTLSGFSSAHMGSHVPSPRARVTTLSNPMAASASRRTAPRGKWGSVRASGRSGGLSTDVGSRLAGVGPPQANGAPPDPGFLRPQRAALYIIGDKAQLKGVRPDPLQQWELVPIEVFEARQVKASFKKLLKACVPGCPATEPGPASFLRSLEDSEWLIQIHKLLQVSVLVVELLDSGSSVLVSLEDGWDITTQVVSLVQLLSDPFYRTLEGFRLLVEKEWLSFGHRFSHRGAHTLAGQSSGFTPVFLQFLDCVHQIHLQFPMEFEFSPFYLKFLGYHHVSRRFRTFLLDSDYERIELGLLYEEKGERRAPQACRSVWEYVERLSKRTPVFYNYMYAPEDAEVLRPYSNVSNLKVWDFYTEETLAEGPPYDWELAQGPPEPPEEERPDGGAPQSRRRVVWPCYDSRPRAQPDAISRLLEEMQRLETELGRPPERWKDAWDRVKAAQRLEGRPDGRGTPSSLLVSSVPHHRRSLGVYLQEGPVGSTLSLSLDSDQSSGSTASSSRQAARRSTSTLYSQFQTAESENRSYEGTLYKKGAFMKPWKARWFVLDKTKHQLRYYDHRVDTECKGVIDLAEVEAVAPGAPTMGAPKTVDEKAFFDVKTTRRVYNFCAQDVPSAQQWVDQIQSCLSDA from the exons ATGGCGCGGCTCGCGGACTACTTCGTGCTGGTGGCGTTCGGGCCGCACCCGCGCG GGAGTGGGGAAGGCCAGGGCCAGATCCTGCAGCGCTTCCCGGAGAAGGACTGGGAGGACAACCCGTTCCCCCAGGGCATCGAGCTG TTCTGCCAGCCCAGTGGGTGGCAGCTGTGTCCTGAGCGGAACCCCCCCACCTTCTTCGTTGCTGTCCTCACCGACATCAACTCCGAGCGGCACTACTGCGCCTGCCTGACCTTCTGGGAGCCTGTGGAGCCCACGCAG GAAGGTGCGTGTGCCCGGGACGCCGCTGCACGGGACGAGGAGGCCGATGAGGGGGGCTTGGGGGCACTGTCGCCCCCCGCGCCTGGCCCGCCTGACCAGCTGTTTGCTCCAAAGACGCTGGTGTTGGTGTCACGACTGGACCACGTGGAGGTGTTCAGG AACAGCCTCGGCCTCATCTACACCATCCACGTAGAGGGTCTGAACGTGGGCCTGGAGAACGTGGTCGGGAACCTGCTGACGTGCCTCATCCCCCTGGCCGGGGGCTCGCAG AGAACCATCTCTTTGGGCGCCGGGGACCGGCAGGTCATTCAGACCCCGCTCACCGACTCACTGCCCATCAGCCGCTGCAGTGTGGCCCTGCTATTCCGCCAGCTGG GCATCACCAACGTGCTGTCCCTGTTCTGCGCGGCACTCACCGAGCACAAGGTGCTCTTCCTGTCCCGGAGCTACCAGCGCCTCTCCGATGCCTGCCGGGGACTCCTGGCGCTGCTGTTCCCTCTCAGATACAG CTTCACCTACGTGCCCATCCTGCCGGCGCAGCTCCTGGAGGTGCTCAGCACGCCCACGCCCTTCATCATCGGAGTCAATGCCGCCTTCCAGGCAGAGGCCCAGGAGCTG CTGGACGTGATTGTTGCTGATCTGGATGGCGGGACGGTGACTGTCCCCGAGTGTGTGCACATTCCACCCCTGCCTGAGCccctgcagagtcagacacacagcaTCCTGAGCATG GTCCTGGATCCAGAGCTGGAGCTGGCCGACCTTGCCTTCCCTCCACCTACGATGTCCATTTCCTCCCTGAAGATGCAG GACAAGGAGCTGCGTGCCGTCTTCCTGAGGCTCTTCGCTCAACTCCTGCAAGGCTACCGCTGGTGTCTGCACATGGTCCGCATCCACCCGGAGCCCGTAATCCGCTTTCATAAG GCAGCTTTCCTGGGCCAGCGCGGGCTCGTGGAGGATGATTTCCTGATGAAGGTGCTGGAGGGCATGGCCTTCGCAGGCTTCGTGTCAGAGCGCGGGGTCCCCTACCGCCCTACAGACCTGTTTGATGAg CTGGTGGCCCATGAAGTCGCTCGGATGCGGGCAGACGAGAACCACCCCCAGCGAGTTCTGCGTCACGTCAAGGAACTGGCTGAGCAGCTCTACAAGAAC GAGAACCCGTACCCTGCTGTGGCTATGCACAAGGTACAGCGGCCAGGCGAGGCCAGCCACCTGCGGCGGGCACCCCGGCCCTTCCCCCGGCTGGACGAGGGCGTGGTGCAGTGGATCGTGGACCAGGCCGCGGCCAAGATGCAGGGCGCGCCCCCCGCTGTGAAGGCCGAGAAGAGGACCACTGTGCCCTCGGGGCCGCCCATGA CGGCCATTGTGGAGCGGAGTGGCGGGCTGCATGGTAACAGCGCGCGCCGGCTGGAGGTGGTCCGGAACTGCATCTCCTATGTGTTCGAGGGGAAGATGCTGGAGGCCAAGAAG CTGCTCCCAGCTGTGCTGAGGGCCCTGAAGGGGCGCGCGGCCCGCCGCtgccttgcccaggagctgcaccTGCATGTGCAGCAGAACCGGGCCGTCCTGGACCACCAGCAGTTCGACTTTGTGGTCCGCATGATGAACTGCTGCCTGCAG gattGCACCTCCCTGGATGAGCACGGCATCGCAGCTGCTCTGCTGCCCCTGGTCACTGCCTTCTGCCGG AAGCTGAGTCCAGGGGTGACGCAGTTTGCATACAGCTGCGTGCAGGAGCACGTGGTGTGGAGCACACCGCAGTTCTGGGAGGCCATGTTCTACGGGGACGTGCAAACCCACATCCGGGCCCTCTACCTGGAGCCTGCCGAGGACCGGGACCCCTTCTCGGTGTGTGGGGGCTCCCTGGGCTGGGGGATGGGTGGGCCTGGCTCTCGCTCACCTGTGCCCCTGCGTCAGGTAGGGGAGGCGCCCCCGCAGGGGGACGAGCGCTCTGCCTTGGACGTGGCTTCTGAGCAGAGGCGACTGTGGCCCACGCTGAGCCGAGAGAAGCAGCAGGAGCTGGTGCAGAAGGAGGAGAGCACCGTCTTCAGCCAGGCCATCCACTACGCCAACCGCATGAGCTACCTGCTCCTGCCCCTGGACAGCAGCAAGAGTCGCCTGCTCCGGGAGCGCGCGGGGCTGGGCGAGCTCGAGAGCGCCAGCAACAGCCTTGTCACCAACAG CATGGCGGGCAGCGTGGCGGAGAGCTACGACACGGAGAGCGGCTTCGAGGACGCGGAGGCCTGTGACGTGGCCGGGGCTGTGGTCCGCTTCATCAACCGCTTCGTGGACAAGGTCTGCACAGAGAGTGGGGTCACCAGCGACCACCTCAAGGGGCTGCATGTCATGGTGCCAG ACATCGTCCAGATGCACATCGAGACCCTGGAGGCCGTGCACAGAGAGAGCAAGAGGCTGCCCCCCATCCAGAAG CCCAAGCTGCTTCGGCCGCGCCTGCTGCCCGGAGAGGAGTGTGTGCTCGACGGCCTTCGCGTCTACCTGTTGCCCGACGGGCGAGAGGAAGGCGCGGGGGGCCCTGGGGGCGGCCCTGCACTGCTGCCGGCCGAGGGCGCAGTCTTCCTCACCACATACCGGGTCATCTTCACGGGGATGCCCACCGACCCCCTGG TGGGGGAGCAGGTGGTGGTCCGCTCCTTCCCGGTGGCTGCGCTGACCAAGGAGAAGCGCATCAGCGTCCAGACCCCTGTGGACCAGCTCCTGCAGGACGGGCTGCAGCTGCGCTCCTGCACCTTCCAG CTGCTGAAGATGGCGTTTGACGAGGAGGTGGGGTCTGACAGCGCCGAGCTCTTCCGCAAGCAGCTGCACAAGCTGCGGTACCCACCAGACATCAGAGGCACGTTCGCGCTCACCTTGGGTTCTGCCCATACCCCCGGCCGGCCGCCCCGTGCCACCAAGGACAAGGGACCTTCCTTCAG gacCCTGTCTAGGAACTTGGTGAAGAATGCCAAGAAGACTATCGGGCGGCAGTATGTCACTCGGAAGAAGTACAACCCCCCCAGCTGGGAGCATCGGGGCCAGCCGTCCCCTGAGGACCAAGAGGACGAGATCTCTG TGTCGGAGGAGCTGGAGCCCAGCACGCTGACCCCGTCCTCGGCCCTGAAGCCCTCGGACCGCATGACCATGAGCAGCCTGGTGGAGCGGGCGTGCTGCCGGGACTACCAGCGCCTGGGGCTGGGCACGCTGAGCAGCAGCCTGAGCCGAGCCAAGTCTGAGCCCTTCCGGATCTCCCCGGTGAACCGCATGTACGCCATCTGCCGCAG CTACCCGGGGCTGCTGATCGTGCCCCAAAGCATCCAGGACAACGCTCTGCAGCGCGTCTCCCGCTGCTACCGCCAGAACCGCTTCCCCGTGGTCTGTTGGCGCAGCGGGCGCTCCAAGGCCGTGCTGCTGCGCTCTGGAGGCCTGCACGGCAAGGGTGTTGTCGGTCTCTTCAAGGCCCAGAATGCGCCTTCCCCAG GCCAGTCCCAGGCCGACTCCAGCAGCCTGGAACAAGAGAAGTACTTGCAGGCTGTAGTCAGCTCCATGCCGCGTTACGCGGATGCATCCGGTCGCAACACGCTCAGCGGCTTCTCCTCCGCCCACATGGGCAGCCATG TGCCCAGCCCCAGAGCCAGGGTCACCACGCTGTCCAACCCCATGGCGGCCTCGGCCTCCAGACGGACTGCGCCCCGAG GTAAATGGGGCAGCGTCCGGGCCAGCGGGCGCAGCGGTGGGCTCAGCACTGATGTGGGCTCCCGGCTAGCAGGTGTGGGCCCCCCGCAGGCCAACGGGGCCCCTCCTGACCCAGGCTTTCTGCGGCCCCAGCGCGCAGCCCTCTATATCATTGGAGACAAAGCCCAGCTGAAG ggtgtgCGGCCAGACCCCCTGCAGCAGTGGGAGCTGGTGCCCATTGAGGTGTTTGAGGCGCGGCAGGTGAAGGCGAGCTTCAAGAAGCTGCTAAAGGCCTGTGTCCCTGGCTGTCCTGCCACCGAGCCCGGTCCAGCCTCCTTTCTGCGCTCACTGGAAGACTCAGAGTGGCTCATCCag ATCCACAAGCTGCTGCAGGTGTCGGTGCTGGTGGTGGAGCTCCTGGACTCGGGCTCCTCCGTCCTGGTGAGCCTGGAGGACGGCTGGGACATCACCACTCAG GTGGTGTCGCTGGTGCAGCTGCTCTCAGACCCCTTCTACCGCACCCTGGAAGGCTTCCGCCTGCTGGTGGAGAAGGAGTGGCTGTCCTTCGGCCATCGCTTCAGCCACCGCGGGGCCCACACTCTAGCTGGGCAGAGCAGTGGTttcactccagtcttcctgcagTTCCTGGACTGTGTACACCAG ATCCACCTGCAGTTCCCCATGGAGTTCGAGTTCAGTCCTTTCTACCTCAAGTTCCTTGGCTACCATCACGTCTCCCGCCGCTTCCGGACCTTCCTGCTGGACTCCGACTATGAACGCATTGAGCTGG GGCTGCTTTACGAGGAGAAGGGGGAGCGCCGGGCCCCGCAGGCCTGCCGCTCGGTGTGGGAGTACGTGGAGCGGCTGAGCAAGCGGACGCCCGTGTTCTACAACTACATGTACGCACCGGAGGACGCGGAG GTCCTGCGGCCCTACAGCAACGTGTCCAACCTGAAGGTGTGGGACTTCTACACCGAGGAGACGCTGGCCGAGGGCCCCCCCTACGACTGGGAGCTGGCGCAGGGCCCCCCCGAGCCCCCGGAGGAAGAGCGGCCAGATGGGGGTGCCCCCCAGAGCAGGCGCCGGGTGGTGTGGCCCTGCTATGACAGCCGCCCCCGAGCACAGCCCGATGCCATCTCCCGGCTCCTGGAG gagatgcagcgtCTGGAGACCGAGCTGGGCCGCCCCCCCGAGCGCTGGAAGGACGCCTGGGATCGGGTGAAGGCAGCGCAGCGCCTCGAGGGCCGGCCAGACGGACGT GGCACCCCCAGCTCCCTGCTGGTGTCCAGCGTGCCCCACCACCGCCGCTCGCTGGGTGTGTACCTGCAGGAGGGCCCCGTGGGCTCCACACTGAGCCTCAGCCTGGACAGTGACCAGAGCAGCGGCTCCACCGCGTCCAGCTCGCGGCAGGCAGCCCGCCGCAGCACCAGCACCCTCTACAGCCAGTTCCAGACGGCAGAGAGTGAGAACAG GTCCTACGAGGGCACCCTGTACAAGAAGGGCGCCTTCATGAAGCCCTGGAAGGCCCGCTGGTTCGTGCTGGACAAGACGAAGCACCAG CTGCGCTACTATGACCACCGCGTGGACACGGAGTGCAAGGGCGTCATCGACCTGGCCGAGGTGGAGGCGGTGGCACCCGGCGCGCCCACCATGGGTGCCCCCAAGACTGTGGACGAGAAGGCTTTCTTTGAC GTGAAGACGACGCGTCGTGTTTACAACTTCTGTGCCCAGGACGTGCCGTCGGCCCAGCAGTGGGTGGACCAGATCCAGAGCTGCCTGTCAGACGCCTGA